Proteins encoded in a region of the Vibrio sp. CB1-14 genome:
- a CDS encoding DUF2971 domain-containing protein yields the protein MSKIYKYFGSSVFELVFDKEGFCGVKCSLPKDYNDPYELFLAMDLNIPTEYLAFYSDVIQEMPQFPTSCFSKSPIVSPMWAHYANNHTGFAIEFDLEKLQQHFDGNPFWDVDYREGPHKSLGDIVQRAAELKKPRYTYDLQRFAFSEAYFSKYAQWSYEEELRFVDTTGVIEKVAGNDILYIPMDCLVSVIIGPKSDENLITLSQEAVEEWGLDWYQLVIGKSHPQPYFRSYDGTICTFKDGDILAHDELCDNCEEPVSGGNEMCPWCSITEAHEIDAAAGNPFRLLSEAGQLEDYMRSMDAIHRE from the coding sequence ATGAGCAAGATATACAAATACTTTGGAAGTTCAGTTTTTGAGTTGGTTTTTGATAAAGAAGGTTTTTGTGGTGTTAAATGTTCTTTGCCTAAGGACTACAATGACCCTTACGAGTTATTCCTAGCAATGGATTTGAATATTCCAACTGAATATTTAGCGTTCTATAGTGACGTCATTCAGGAGATGCCTCAGTTTCCTACCTCATGCTTTTCCAAGTCCCCTATTGTATCTCCGATGTGGGCTCACTATGCTAATAATCATACAGGTTTCGCAATTGAGTTTGATTTAGAAAAACTCCAACAACATTTTGACGGAAATCCGTTTTGGGACGTCGACTATCGTGAAGGTCCTCATAAATCGCTTGGGGACATTGTTCAGCGAGCTGCAGAACTAAAAAAACCACGATACACATATGACCTCCAGCGTTTTGCCTTTTCCGAAGCATACTTTTCTAAATACGCTCAATGGAGCTATGAAGAAGAGTTAAGATTTGTGGATACAACAGGTGTTATCGAGAAAGTGGCTGGTAACGATATATTGTATATTCCAATGGACTGCTTAGTATCAGTTATTATAGGTCCTAAATCTGATGAAAATTTGATTACTTTAAGTCAAGAAGCGGTAGAAGAATGGGGGCTTGATTGGTATCAACTGGTCATTGGTAAAAGCCATCCTCAGCCGTATTTCAGATCATATGACGGGACTATATGCACTTTTAAGGATGGAGACATTCTTGCCCATGACGAACTATGTGATAATTGTGAAGAGCCAGTTAGTGGTGGTAATGAAATGTGTCCTTGGTGCAGCATTACGGAAGCTCATGAGATTGATGCAGCAGCAGGTAATCCATTCCGGTTATTAAGTGAAGCAGGGCAGCTCGAAGATTATATGCGTTCAATGGATGCAATACACCGAGAGTAA
- a CDS encoding recombinase family protein: protein MKIRAYLRASTSEQNAERAKEYVRNFAESQGHVIEQFYVEQASGRIYERPELNRLIEDSFAGDVLLVEQVDRLTRMKTEDWEKLKDKLKFNGLRVVAIDLPTSYQILTPSVDQLTSEVMSAVLKGINNLMLDVLAAMASKDYIDRRRRQAEGIAQNKANFKGKQQVQETVDKCLEVDKYIEVNQLSQVKACELAGVSISTWRRFKNRSASSS from the coding sequence ATGAAAATTAGAGCTTACTTAAGAGCATCGACTAGCGAACAGAATGCTGAGCGAGCTAAAGAATATGTGCGCAACTTTGCAGAATCACAAGGCCACGTTATCGAACAATTTTACGTAGAACAGGCTAGTGGTCGAATTTACGAAAGACCTGAACTCAACCGGCTAATTGAAGACTCTTTCGCAGGTGACGTTCTTCTAGTGGAGCAAGTCGATCGTTTAACACGAATGAAAACTGAAGATTGGGAAAAGCTTAAAGATAAATTGAAATTCAATGGGTTGAGAGTGGTCGCAATTGACTTACCAACGAGTTATCAAATATTAACTCCGTCAGTAGACCAATTAACCAGCGAAGTGATGAGCGCCGTCCTGAAAGGGATAAATAACTTGATGCTCGATGTTCTTGCAGCAATGGCCTCAAAAGACTACATCGACCGACGTAGGCGACAAGCTGAAGGCATAGCTCAGAACAAGGCGAACTTTAAGGGTAAACAACAAGTTCAAGAAACAGTGGACAAGTGTTTAGAAGTAGACAAGTACATTGAGGTAAACCAACTATCACAAGTTAAAGCATGCGAACTCGCTGGCGTTTCAATCTCAACTTGGAGACGATTTAAAAACCGTTCCGCATCTTCTTCATAG
- a CDS encoding site-specific integrase translates to MVVGVIEHNKSESKIEASDLMSDLSSIQTQIIMLANQDSSDVLHAYSKLSESSEVHDMLKECTKRRTPEPSIGISNLAGFKTLQFIHDLYPEQESPLVRALKRMEMIQHSYPNLGDTTHDTILCYLEDHYKLMLQARHAIETTQYEKINLVVASMLNNPLSQSAQSTQIPTVEGEHIHELETVKHTSQSSTTPLIDYNVDANDIKALCEKYLRRKNNDIRLKKDKDGNSIEALSTIRMCLLVHELIGKFDVTSLTVDDGDLALEKLRMLPKIRSSKHDEEVFRPYPVSEWIKINENVGREVISESTVGRYLEKAATIYKWIDKHIVKTQSPFSGLGTKKENYYECDDVNPFEKKDLLTIFSQPIFTSHTIKRHKTKKIYNYSQFWLPLIALLSGMRPNEIAQLKAKNIHCKHGILHFALSNSDEDQSLKNRRAKRLVPVHSTLLSLGFEKYLQRFHSDDLLFPELTYSKKGGYYKNHGEWFSRYFSKLINLSAEKKRFSSFRHNFINHFKQSGVLAAVPAALVGHENGTITYDRYGSKAELEKLKEAVETIKFDHYLEQVKPFEWLE, encoded by the coding sequence ATGGTCGTTGGCGTTATAGAGCACAACAAGAGCGAATCAAAGATAGAAGCTTCAGATTTAATGTCGGACTTATCGTCCATTCAGACACAGATCATAATGCTGGCTAATCAAGATTCGAGCGACGTTCTTCATGCATATAGTAAGCTGAGTGAGTCAAGTGAGGTGCATGATATGCTCAAAGAGTGTACTAAACGCCGTACCCCAGAGCCAAGTATTGGGATTTCAAACTTAGCCGGTTTCAAAACGCTACAGTTCATCCATGATTTATACCCAGAGCAAGAGTCTCCGTTAGTTCGAGCTTTAAAACGAATGGAGATGATTCAGCATAGCTACCCCAACTTAGGAGATACTACACACGATACAATTTTGTGTTATTTAGAAGACCACTACAAGCTAATGCTGCAAGCTCGTCACGCTATCGAGACTACTCAATACGAGAAAATCAATCTTGTTGTAGCATCCATGCTTAATAACCCTCTCTCACAATCAGCTCAAAGTACACAGATCCCAACTGTAGAAGGCGAACATATCCATGAACTGGAAACCGTTAAGCACACGTCTCAGAGCAGTACCACGCCATTAATAGATTACAACGTTGATGCTAACGACATTAAAGCTCTCTGTGAAAAATATTTAAGGAGAAAAAACAACGACATAAGACTTAAAAAAGATAAGGATGGTAACTCTATTGAAGCGCTATCGACAATTAGGATGTGTTTGTTAGTTCATGAGCTAATAGGCAAGTTTGATGTAACTAGTTTGACTGTAGACGATGGAGATTTAGCTTTGGAAAAGCTAAGAATGCTACCTAAAATTCGAAGTTCAAAGCATGACGAGGAGGTATTCCGTCCGTACCCTGTTTCCGAGTGGATAAAAATCAATGAAAATGTGGGAAGAGAAGTTATCTCGGAAAGCACTGTTGGCCGTTATTTAGAAAAGGCGGCTACTATCTACAAGTGGATAGATAAACACATAGTCAAAACACAAAGCCCTTTCAGTGGATTAGGAACGAAAAAGGAGAACTACTATGAATGTGATGACGTAAACCCCTTTGAGAAAAAGGATCTACTGACTATTTTCTCTCAGCCTATTTTTACATCACATACGATAAAGCGACACAAAACAAAGAAAATTTATAACTACAGTCAGTTCTGGCTGCCGCTTATTGCGCTACTTTCAGGTATGCGCCCAAATGAAATAGCGCAACTAAAAGCGAAGAACATTCATTGCAAACATGGAATTTTGCATTTTGCTCTATCAAACTCAGATGAAGATCAATCGTTGAAAAATAGAAGAGCTAAGCGTTTAGTACCAGTGCATTCAACACTATTGTCACTAGGGTTCGAAAAGTATCTTCAACGTTTTCATTCAGATGATCTACTCTTTCCTGAACTAACGTATAGCAAAAAAGGCGGTTATTATAAAAATCATGGCGAGTGGTTTAGTCGATACTTCTCTAAGCTAATTAATCTCTCAGCAGAGAAGAAAAGATTTTCTAGCTTCCGACACAATTTTATCAACCATTTTAAACAGTCTGGTGTACTCGCTGCGGTGCCCGCTGCTTTGGTTGGGCACGAAAACGGCACAATTACGTATGACCGTTACGGTAGCAAAGCTGAACTTGAGAAACTCAAGGAGGCTGTCGAAACAATCAAATTTGATCACTACCTTGAACAAGTAAAGCCATTCGAGTGGCTAGAGTAA
- a CDS encoding trypsin-like serine protease, which yields MKTLSMAIALALTLTTSVSVTAADVAPMIGGEFVETVPGHLYDDSILHLRVHGQKNGYPNTVSCGAGVIGGKWLLTAEHCLDDLDGTITLTQSNDRNDYDKQSTMNVTHHTTRNPQRYAERLEYLKAYYQHYTPTDDTYGKPLYRDNEEQITDDYIQEVLALPSDTIIGSNLHGETNHRGQHVDNWADFAILELETPITHKNPSAIGFLRDTDFNETIVKGSEFTFQGWGQDSDRRTPRYIQQGDFTFYRSDLQAHYFRDRCDEDNVTHCYITYEPTFSLQNNGDNLMSVLPGDSGTPLKRDHTFYGVASFVSLGSSVQTADSNFFEFGPHKDFILDTINTIVTPNLPVIEVPATGFGETIHYNIQNLTHNDARLNLVESGTIIADGYARIIHACQNTLSSFDNCVIDIELLSAQDGYFNYNGEYSFEVAEINGEARTISLDIPVSDVTPIVEGDKFTKDGMEVTFQSINSKVEMVKAENDMVVQFYLSEVVDMDSVSVSLQDAGGIYDFNGNMLNTCETSHKNSDLVQCNIAISAFTHSDSMFTFKLGDQETAIVETTISFITDPGTDGNTNSGSNGGSFGIFGLFALGLLGLFRKK from the coding sequence ATGAAAACCCTTTCAATGGCAATTGCACTAGCTCTAACTCTAACCACTTCAGTTTCTGTTACCGCAGCAGACGTAGCCCCTATGATTGGCGGCGAGTTTGTGGAAACCGTTCCTGGGCACTTGTACGACGATTCGATTCTGCACCTTCGTGTGCATGGTCAAAAAAATGGTTACCCTAACACCGTCTCTTGCGGTGCAGGCGTTATCGGCGGTAAATGGTTACTTACTGCGGAACACTGTCTAGACGATCTTGACGGAACCATCACTCTTACTCAGAGTAATGACCGTAATGATTACGACAAACAGTCAACAATGAACGTAACACACCACACCACTCGAAATCCTCAGCGTTACGCTGAACGACTAGAGTACTTAAAGGCGTATTACCAACATTATACACCTACCGATGACACGTATGGTAAACCGCTTTACAGAGACAATGAAGAACAGATCACTGATGACTACATTCAAGAGGTACTAGCATTACCTTCGGATACTATCATTGGTAGCAATCTTCATGGTGAAACAAACCACCGCGGTCAACATGTTGACAATTGGGCAGACTTTGCGATTTTAGAATTGGAAACACCAATCACACACAAAAACCCATCAGCTATAGGTTTTTTACGTGATACCGATTTCAACGAAACAATCGTAAAAGGCAGTGAGTTTACCTTTCAAGGATGGGGACAGGACAGCGACAGACGCACGCCTCGATACATCCAGCAAGGTGACTTCACATTCTATCGAAGTGATCTTCAAGCTCATTATTTCCGTGATCGTTGTGATGAAGATAATGTCACACACTGTTACATTACTTACGAACCAACTTTCTCATTGCAAAATAATGGCGATAACCTTATGAGCGTGCTACCAGGTGACTCTGGTACACCCCTCAAGCGTGATCACACGTTCTACGGAGTAGCATCATTCGTAAGCCTTGGTAGCTCAGTCCAAACTGCAGATTCAAACTTTTTTGAGTTTGGCCCGCATAAAGACTTTATTTTGGATACGATCAACACGATTGTTACCCCAAATCTACCGGTTATCGAAGTACCTGCAACAGGCTTTGGTGAAACTATTCATTACAACATCCAAAACCTAACGCACAATGACGCCAGACTCAACCTAGTTGAGAGCGGCACTATCATTGCTGATGGCTACGCTCGTATTATACACGCCTGTCAAAACACACTGAGTTCATTTGACAATTGTGTTATTGACATTGAATTACTTTCGGCGCAAGACGGTTATTTCAACTACAACGGCGAATATTCGTTCGAAGTGGCAGAAATCAACGGCGAAGCTAGAACTATCAGCCTTGATATTCCAGTTTCAGACGTAACACCAATTGTTGAAGGTGACAAATTTACTAAAGATGGTATGGAAGTGACCTTCCAAAGCATTAACAGTAAAGTCGAGATGGTAAAAGCTGAAAATGACATGGTCGTTCAGTTCTATCTATCCGAGGTGGTCGACATGGACAGCGTGAGCGTTTCTCTACAAGATGCGGGTGGTATTTACGACTTCAATGGCAATATGCTTAACACTTGTGAAACCAGCCACAAGAACAGTGATCTTGTTCAATGCAACATCGCAATCTCTGCGTTCACTCACAGTGATTCGATGTTTACCTTCAAACTTGGCGACCAAGAAACAGCGATCGTTGAAACTACTATTAGCTTCATCACCGATCCTGGCACTGATGGCAACACAAACTCAGGTTCAAATGGCGGCTCATTTGGCATCTTTGGTTTATTTGCCCTGGGTCTTCTTGGCTTGTTCCGCAAGAAATAA
- a CDS encoding integrase domain-containing protein, giving the protein MEKALINASLEQQGGVKNNTHRSRLAAIRDFSVFLKVNTRIKRLNHIDKTTVLQYGEQLQERYEVGTLSPVTARDYLSHINRTLAQARGDETCVVRATADLGFVPKSGVAQTDGSIAERIHQRILHGVSEELGLIIRLQRKFGMRFREACLHDAQQSLRALAKNEIPTISRGTKGGQSRSMPVENTEQYSLLVRVAAYQKEHKTHTLIPDGRGFKSFQSYAWRETKAIDALYLTHGERKFFATEFYARKIGVRCPVQSGISHGKEHFAFIAKELGIPIEHAQSLDRIVRLELSELLGHHRVEITNAYLG; this is encoded by the coding sequence ATGGAGAAAGCACTGATCAATGCTTCACTAGAACAGCAAGGAGGAGTTAAGAATAATACCCACAGGTCCAGGTTGGCGGCAATTCGTGATTTTTCAGTTTTTTTGAAGGTTAATACAAGAATTAAGAGGTTGAATCACATAGACAAAACAACCGTGCTTCAATATGGAGAGCAGCTTCAGGAACGTTATGAAGTTGGTACTCTTAGCCCTGTGACGGCAAGAGACTATCTCAGTCATATAAATAGAACCCTAGCGCAGGCGAGAGGTGATGAAACTTGCGTTGTTAGAGCTACTGCAGATTTAGGATTCGTGCCCAAATCAGGGGTTGCGCAAACAGATGGTTCCATAGCTGAACGTATCCATCAGCGCATACTCCATGGTGTTAGTGAAGAATTAGGCTTAATTATTCGGTTGCAACGAAAATTCGGCATGCGATTTCGAGAGGCTTGCCTGCACGATGCCCAGCAATCGTTACGAGCGTTAGCAAAGAACGAAATACCCACTATCTCTAGGGGCACGAAAGGAGGCCAGTCTAGGTCGATGCCTGTTGAAAACACCGAGCAATACAGCCTATTAGTCCGAGTGGCAGCTTACCAAAAAGAGCATAAGACACACACTCTGATTCCTGACGGCCGCGGTTTTAAAAGCTTCCAAAGTTATGCGTGGCGTGAAACAAAAGCAATAGATGCTCTGTACCTTACTCATGGAGAAAGGAAATTCTTCGCCACTGAATTTTACGCAAGAAAAATTGGGGTTCGATGTCCAGTGCAATCAGGGATATCACATGGTAAAGAGCACTTTGCCTTCATAGCCAAAGAACTTGGTATTCCAATCGAGCATGCGCAGAGCTTAGACCGTATAGTTCGGTTAGAGTTGTCAGAACTCCTTGGGCATCATCGCGTTGAGATTACAAACGCCTATCTAGGATAA
- a CDS encoding DUF6538 domain-containing protein, whose product MRYLSRKSSGIWYFRYQIPKAFQTQFSNRTEFKRSLHTRDYQRAVLLALKLELELRQKIADPENQFDSTHTNVEPVLESATTQCRLQESKSSTGDLKGFTYEEAKKPSIELEDALASYAKEKRAKNVGESSIKDVASNVRLVHALIGTTNLCEVTRDDVMDAIELLRSLPKDLNNPRNRKYFGGMTVLEAIERNKEFGLLTILDVTTARYIQRGLVA is encoded by the coding sequence ATGCGCTATCTCAGCCGTAAATCATCCGGAATTTGGTACTTTCGTTATCAAATACCCAAAGCCTTTCAAACTCAATTCTCTAATCGAACTGAATTCAAAAGATCCTTGCACACCAGAGATTACCAGCGTGCTGTTTTACTTGCTCTGAAGCTAGAACTTGAACTTAGGCAAAAGATTGCTGATCCCGAAAATCAATTTGACTCCACACATACCAATGTCGAACCTGTCTTAGAATCTGCTACGACTCAATGTAGATTACAAGAATCGAAGAGCTCTACAGGTGATCTAAAAGGGTTTACCTATGAAGAGGCTAAAAAGCCAAGCATTGAGTTAGAAGATGCCTTAGCTAGCTATGCAAAGGAAAAGCGTGCCAAAAATGTTGGTGAGTCCAGTATTAAAGATGTAGCTTCAAACGTGAGATTAGTACATGCCCTCATTGGCACTACAAATCTTTGCGAAGTAACCCGTGATGATGTGATGGATGCCATTGAGCTTTTACGTTCCCTTCCGAAAGATCTAAATAATCCAAGAAATAGAAAATACTTTGGTGGAATGACGGTACTTGAAGCCATTGAAAGAAATAAAGAGTTTGGTCTACTAACCATTCTTGACGTTACGACGGCACGATACATACAACGAGGCCTTGTTGCGTAA
- a CDS encoding efflux RND transporter permease subunit, with protein sequence MIAFFARHATGANVLMIAVLLLGFFALPKLQKDTFPLTPTKNIEVRIVYPGASPFDMMEEVCYPLEDSLDKLSGMKELSCDARENLVIANVEIGDDEDIDALTSDIQQQVNAINDFPDRVEQITVSKLDRVATVASVAITGNMSDRDLYLYAQQIKHKLKESPLIAQVTVSGFADQEIEIRVSQWKLQQYGLSMSDLSNLVQQQSISTPAGVFSNDLEEISVRFDHLGSNVRDFENIVIKSSEAGTQVRLGDVAVIQQKFTTDENQILFNGQRAALLQVSKTQFQDTLTVKDAIVSIVEKEQAKAPQGVALTITQDSSTNIIERLRILTSNGVQGLALAFLMLWAFFNIRFSFWVTMGLPVSFLGAIFAIQLLGYTLNMMTLVGLIVAIGLLMDDSLIIAENIAAKRQQGLPAFDAAVEGTKQVLPGVIASFATTIMVIGPLMFLTGNMGEVLRYIPIVLLITLLVSLIEAFLILPSHLAHSHTELRSNPIRDKFIAGFENIRDRFFMPVSVKAMNAPYLSLGILVMVVMISTASISSGWLKFKAMPALESDVLQARILLPQGSLLSQTEAVVEKVASALDELNQEYAEKYPSSQPLVASTTIMFNSNADANESGPHMATVSADLLPAQFRQQSIKELIQDWKQKVGPTADVVSLKFTDKERGIAGNGIDIRVQGESFEQLNQVSRSLVKWLKGFDGVYNLSTDLREGRTEFHVNLKDEAGVMGVNASNIAQTLRSAVKGSTDLTVFQQGELVDISVRLDEFTHQASLNELNNLMVTAGNGTLVPLSSVATFDRKQAFSRIHRINGMNTVVVQGNIDTRVANAREIMLQFNSEFVPQIQQKFPEVSFASQGQDKESSDTGSSLATFFALGVVGIYLILVFLFQSYTQPIAVLLAIPMGWIGVVWGHLGMGFDLTIPSLVGFATLAGIVVNDNILLVNFIKQNIAQGERLIDACKVAVRDRFRAIFITSLTTFAGLLPLLTETSTQAQFLIPLVASIAFGLVSTTLLASIVVPCVLLILDDLKLTKWAQDAQSAL encoded by the coding sequence ATGATCGCTTTTTTCGCCCGCCACGCTACTGGCGCCAACGTCCTGATGATAGCGGTACTGCTGTTAGGTTTTTTTGCCTTGCCCAAACTGCAGAAAGACACTTTTCCGTTGACGCCGACCAAAAATATTGAGGTTCGGATCGTTTATCCGGGTGCGTCGCCATTTGATATGATGGAAGAAGTGTGTTATCCGTTGGAAGATTCACTCGATAAGCTGAGTGGAATGAAAGAGTTAAGCTGTGATGCCAGAGAGAATTTGGTCATCGCCAATGTGGAAATTGGTGATGATGAAGACATCGACGCCTTAACCAGTGATATTCAACAGCAGGTTAACGCAATCAATGATTTTCCGGATCGAGTTGAGCAGATTACGGTGTCGAAACTAGACCGGGTGGCAACGGTGGCCAGTGTCGCTATTACCGGCAATATGTCAGATAGGGACTTATATCTCTATGCCCAACAAATTAAGCACAAACTAAAAGAGAGCCCTCTTATCGCGCAGGTGACCGTGAGTGGTTTTGCGGATCAAGAAATAGAAATTCGCGTATCGCAGTGGAAGTTGCAACAGTACGGCCTGAGTATGTCTGACTTGTCCAATCTGGTACAACAGCAAAGTATCAGCACTCCTGCTGGTGTATTTAGTAATGACTTGGAAGAGATCAGTGTCCGCTTCGACCACTTAGGCAGCAACGTCAGAGACTTCGAAAATATCGTGATTAAATCCAGTGAGGCGGGGACTCAGGTTCGCCTCGGTGATGTCGCCGTTATTCAACAGAAGTTCACTACCGATGAAAATCAAATCCTGTTCAATGGTCAGCGTGCTGCTTTGCTCCAGGTGTCCAAAACACAATTTCAAGATACCTTGACGGTTAAGGATGCGATCGTCAGCATCGTTGAAAAAGAACAGGCGAAAGCCCCTCAAGGCGTCGCTTTAACCATCACCCAAGATTCCAGCACCAATATTATTGAGCGTCTGAGAATCCTCACCAGCAATGGCGTGCAGGGATTAGCACTGGCATTTTTGATGTTGTGGGCGTTCTTTAATATTCGCTTTAGCTTTTGGGTCACCATGGGGCTGCCGGTTTCATTCCTTGGCGCCATTTTTGCGATACAACTTCTCGGTTATACCCTGAATATGATGACGTTGGTTGGGCTGATTGTTGCCATTGGTTTGTTAATGGATGACTCGTTGATCATTGCAGAAAACATCGCCGCCAAGAGGCAACAAGGACTCCCCGCGTTTGACGCTGCAGTTGAAGGTACCAAGCAAGTCTTGCCAGGTGTGATTGCATCGTTTGCTACCACCATCATGGTGATAGGGCCGCTGATGTTTCTCACAGGCAATATGGGCGAAGTACTACGCTACATTCCCATCGTGTTATTGATTACGTTACTCGTCAGTCTGATAGAAGCTTTCTTGATCTTGCCGTCTCATTTGGCACACAGCCATACTGAATTGCGCTCTAATCCAATACGGGACAAGTTCATTGCCGGTTTTGAAAACATCAGAGACAGATTCTTTATGCCAGTGAGTGTCAAGGCGATGAATGCACCTTATCTTTCACTAGGGATATTGGTGATGGTAGTGATGATTTCAACCGCTTCCATTTCGTCAGGTTGGCTGAAATTCAAAGCCATGCCGGCCTTAGAAAGTGACGTACTGCAAGCGCGTATCTTACTCCCTCAAGGCAGTTTACTTAGCCAGACAGAGGCGGTGGTGGAGAAGGTGGCTAGCGCGCTTGATGAACTCAACCAAGAATACGCAGAGAAATACCCAAGCTCACAACCTTTGGTCGCGAGCACCACCATCATGTTCAACTCAAATGCTGATGCCAATGAATCGGGGCCGCATATGGCAACCGTCAGTGCCGATCTACTGCCAGCGCAGTTTAGGCAACAGAGCATTAAAGAGCTGATCCAAGATTGGAAACAAAAAGTAGGCCCTACTGCCGATGTGGTTTCACTCAAGTTTACCGACAAAGAACGCGGTATCGCTGGCAATGGCATTGATATTCGGGTTCAGGGTGAGTCGTTTGAACAGCTCAATCAAGTCAGCCGCTCGCTTGTGAAATGGTTGAAAGGATTTGACGGTGTTTATAACCTCTCCACCGATCTGCGTGAGGGTAGAACCGAATTTCATGTCAACCTTAAAGATGAAGCTGGTGTGATGGGGGTGAATGCTTCCAACATTGCTCAAACGCTGCGCAGCGCGGTAAAAGGCAGTACTGATCTGACGGTTTTCCAACAAGGTGAGCTGGTGGATATTAGTGTGAGATTGGATGAGTTTACGCACCAAGCTAGCCTGAATGAGTTGAATAATTTGATGGTGACGGCAGGCAATGGAACCCTTGTTCCGCTATCAAGTGTGGCGACATTTGACAGAAAGCAAGCCTTCTCGCGAATTCACCGTATTAATGGGATGAACACTGTGGTTGTACAAGGCAATATCGATACCCGTGTTGCCAATGCGCGTGAAATCATGCTGCAGTTCAATAGTGAATTTGTTCCGCAAATTCAACAGAAATTCCCAGAGGTCAGTTTTGCCTCTCAAGGTCAGGACAAAGAAAGCTCAGATACGGGCTCCTCACTAGCGACCTTCTTTGCGCTTGGCGTGGTGGGTATCTATCTTATCTTGGTGTTCTTGTTCCAAAGTTACACTCAACCTATCGCTGTGCTATTGGCGATACCGATGGGCTGGATTGGTGTGGTATGGGGGCACTTGGGCATGGGGTTCGATTTAACCATTCCAAGTTTGGTGGGCTTCGCAACCTTGGCGGGGATCGTCGTCAACGACAACATTTTGTTGGTCAATTTTATTAAGCAGAACATCGCTCAAGGCGAGCGTTTGATCGATGCGTGTAAAGTGGCAGTGCGTGACCGATTCAGAGCAATATTTATTACCTCGTTAACCACATTCGCAGGCTTGCTTCCACTGTTAACCGAAACCAGTACACAGGCTCAATTTTTGATCCCGTTAGTTGCCAGTATTGCGTTTGGCTTAGTATCGACGACGTTACTCGCGTCAATTGTTGTGCCTTGCGTGCTGCTTATTTTGGACGATTTAAAGCTGACCAAATGGGCACAAGATGCTCAATCTGCCCTTTGA